A stretch of the Equus caballus isolate H_3958 breed thoroughbred chromosome X, TB-T2T, whole genome shotgun sequence genome encodes the following:
- the LOC102148493 gene encoding paraneoplastic antigen Ma6E isoform X1, whose amino-acid sequence MPQIGKRRGPHCESPCTPVQSLLAALRSSVMVMPLVMLQDWCRWSGANAQRSLLILGIPEDCEDREFQEAVRAALWPLGRYRVLGNVFRKELGFRVALVEFTEYLNRSLVPRQIPGKGALWDVFFLPQGPDSESRDRPNFPAQPQRQAVAGRAGVARAAGEEAAAGEEGAEGEAGAGEEAGSSDEEGAAGDTGVAGVVASVGMAGAAAEPEAPGEEGAAGVSEAGAPEEAGTASEAVTAGEDGAEDVARAVGEEEATGEEEAGSEEEAEGEAGAGEEAGSSDEEGAAGDTGVAGMVASVSMAGAAGEAGAAGEEEVGDVARAAGEEEATGEAGAPSEEEAAGEEEAEGEEEAEGEEEAEGEAGAGEEAGSSDEEGNAGDTGVAGVAGSVSMAGAAAEAEAPGDEGAAGVARAINEAAARSQHWRQTLQPLLDAMAYRVLRRFSGVEEPGCGEESFESWLHHANDTLYLWCLMSERERRRRLVESLGGPALDLMCGLLEENPDTPAQDCLAALACEDAARTHEDCLPANEVTTEGTPVTAEESKPSPPKEDTTLAALSKQDTAEAAPAREVADGAVPVTVDRGEAAPDPHDAAQAAWAREDAAQAALTCEDTADAAPAREEADEAAPDTHDAAVAAPAPEETTESSSATGEGENVPTRAGLGQAGHSGAPGGPTPAQTVSASGAGPGGPGSNPEGLAQVGDQEAEQTPKEGLIQEEPGNQDGAEEMSRPESSSGK is encoded by the exons ATGCCCCAAATTGGAAAAC GCCGAGGCCCACACTGCGAGAGTCCGTGCACGCCCGTCCAGTCCCTTCTGGCCGCCCTCAGGTCCTCAGTGATGGTGATGCCACTGGTGATGCTGCAGGACTGGTGCAGGTGGAGTGGCGCAAACGCACAGCGCTCCCTGCTCATCCTGGGCATCCCGGAGGACTGCGAGGACCGGGAATTCCAGGAGGCCGtgcgggctgccctgtggcccctgGGCAGGTACCGAGTGCTGGGCAACGTCTTCAGAAAGGAGCTCGGGTTCAGGGTCGCTTTGGTGGAGTTCACTGAGTATTTAAATCGAAGTTTGGTCCCCCGACAGATACCAGGCAAGGGGGCACTCTGGGATGTgttcttcctgccccagggccctgatTCTGAGTCACGGGATAGACCCAATTTCCCTGCACAGCCCCAGAGGCAAGCAGTGGCTGGCAGGGCAGGTGTGGCCAGagctgcaggggaggaggcagctgcaggggaggagggagctgagggtgaggcaggagctggagaggaagcaggatcCTCAGATGAAGAGGGAGCTGCCGGGGACACAGGAGTTGCAGGCGTGGTAGCATCTGTGGGCATGGCAGGAGCTGCAGCTGAGCCAGAGGCTCCAGGTGAGGAAGGAGCTGCAGGTGTGTCTGAGGCAGGGGCCCCAGAGGAGGCAGGAACTGCCAGTGAGGCAGTCACTGCAGGCGAGGATGGAGCTGAAGATGTGGCAAGAGCTGTGGGTGAGGAAGAAGCCACAGGTGAGGAAGAAGCTGGGagtgaggaggaagctgagggcgaggcaggagctggagaggaagcaggatcGTCAGATGAAGAGGGAGCTGCAGGGGACACAGGAGTTGCAGGCATGGTCGCATCTGTGAGCATGGCAGGAGCTGCAGGTGAGGCGGGAGCGGCAGGTGAGGAGGAAGTTGGAGATGTGGCAAGAGCTGCGGGTGAGGAAGAAGCCACAGGTGAGGCAGGAGCCCCAAGTGAGGAAGAAGCCGCaggtgaggaggaagctgagggtgaggaggaagctgagggcgaggaggaagctgagggcgaggcaggagctggagaggaagcaggatcGTCAGATGAAGAGGGAAACGCAGGGGACACAGGTGTTGCAGGCGTGGCAGGATCTGTGAGCATGGCAGGAGCTGCAGCTGAGGCGGAGGCTCCAGGTGACGAAGGAGCTGCAGGTGTGGCAAGAGCCATCAACGAGGCAGCAGCCCGGAGCCAGCACTGGCGGCAGACGTTGCAGCCTCTGCTCGATGCTATGGCCTACCGGGTACTGAGAAGGTTTTCTGGGGTGGAAGAGCCGGGCTGTGGAGAAGAGTCTTTTGAGAGCTGGCTGCACCATGCCAACGACACGCTGTACCTGTGGTGCCTCAtgtcagagagggagaggaggaggagactggTGGAGAGCTTGGGCGGCCCCGCGCTGGATCTCATGTGCGGCCTCCTGGAGGAAAATCCCGACACCCCTGCGCAGGACTGCCTGGCCGCGCTGGCCTGTGAAGATGCTGCCCGGACCCATGAAGATTGCCTCCCAGCCAATGAGGTCACCACTGAGGGCACCCCTGTCACTGCAGAAGAAAGCAAGCCTTCCCCACCCAAGGAAGATACCACCCTGGCTGCCCTTTCCAAGCAAGACACAGCCGAGGCTGCCCCGGCACGTGAAGTGGCCGATGGGGCAGTTCCTGTCACAGTCGACCGTGGAGAGGCTGCTCCTGACCCCCATGATGCTGCCCAGGCCGCCTGGGCTCGTGAAGATGCTGCCCAGGCCGCCCTGACCTGTGAAGACACCGCTGACGCTGCCCCGGCCCGTGAAGAGGCCGATGAGGCAGCTCCTGACACCCATGATGCTGCCGTGGCAGCCCCTGCCCCTGAGGAGACCACCGAGTCCTCTTCTGCCACTGGGGAAGGTGAAAATGTTCCTACTCGTGCGGGGCTAGGTCAGGCAGGACACTCGGGGGCCCCCGGGGGCCCCACCCCTGCTCAAACGGTCAGTGCTTCTGGGGCGGGCCCAGGAGGTCCTGGCAGTAACCCGGAAGGCCTCGCCCAGGTGGGAGACCAGGAGGCCGAGCAGACCCCCAAGGAGGGGCTCATCCAGGAGGAGCCAGGAAACCAGGACGGGGCTGAGGAGATGAGCCGCCCCGAGTCCTCCTCGGGCAAGTAG
- the LOC102148493 gene encoding paraneoplastic antigen Ma6E isoform X2 codes for MVMPLVMLQDWCRWSGANAQRSLLILGIPEDCEDREFQEAVRAALWPLGRYRVLGNVFRKELGFRVALVEFTEYLNRSLVPRQIPGKGALWDVFFLPQGPDSESRDRPNFPAQPQRQAVAGRAGVARAAGEEAAAGEEGAEGEAGAGEEAGSSDEEGAAGDTGVAGVVASVGMAGAAAEPEAPGEEGAAGVSEAGAPEEAGTASEAVTAGEDGAEDVARAVGEEEATGEEEAGSEEEAEGEAGAGEEAGSSDEEGAAGDTGVAGMVASVSMAGAAGEAGAAGEEEVGDVARAAGEEEATGEAGAPSEEEAAGEEEAEGEEEAEGEEEAEGEAGAGEEAGSSDEEGNAGDTGVAGVAGSVSMAGAAAEAEAPGDEGAAGVARAINEAAARSQHWRQTLQPLLDAMAYRVLRRFSGVEEPGCGEESFESWLHHANDTLYLWCLMSERERRRRLVESLGGPALDLMCGLLEENPDTPAQDCLAALACEDAARTHEDCLPANEVTTEGTPVTAEESKPSPPKEDTTLAALSKQDTAEAAPAREVADGAVPVTVDRGEAAPDPHDAAQAAWAREDAAQAALTCEDTADAAPAREEADEAAPDTHDAAVAAPAPEETTESSSATGEGENVPTRAGLGQAGHSGAPGGPTPAQTVSASGAGPGGPGSNPEGLAQVGDQEAEQTPKEGLIQEEPGNQDGAEEMSRPESSSGK; via the coding sequence ATGGTGATGCCACTGGTGATGCTGCAGGACTGGTGCAGGTGGAGTGGCGCAAACGCACAGCGCTCCCTGCTCATCCTGGGCATCCCGGAGGACTGCGAGGACCGGGAATTCCAGGAGGCCGtgcgggctgccctgtggcccctgGGCAGGTACCGAGTGCTGGGCAACGTCTTCAGAAAGGAGCTCGGGTTCAGGGTCGCTTTGGTGGAGTTCACTGAGTATTTAAATCGAAGTTTGGTCCCCCGACAGATACCAGGCAAGGGGGCACTCTGGGATGTgttcttcctgccccagggccctgatTCTGAGTCACGGGATAGACCCAATTTCCCTGCACAGCCCCAGAGGCAAGCAGTGGCTGGCAGGGCAGGTGTGGCCAGagctgcaggggaggaggcagctgcaggggaggagggagctgagggtgaggcaggagctggagaggaagcaggatcCTCAGATGAAGAGGGAGCTGCCGGGGACACAGGAGTTGCAGGCGTGGTAGCATCTGTGGGCATGGCAGGAGCTGCAGCTGAGCCAGAGGCTCCAGGTGAGGAAGGAGCTGCAGGTGTGTCTGAGGCAGGGGCCCCAGAGGAGGCAGGAACTGCCAGTGAGGCAGTCACTGCAGGCGAGGATGGAGCTGAAGATGTGGCAAGAGCTGTGGGTGAGGAAGAAGCCACAGGTGAGGAAGAAGCTGGGagtgaggaggaagctgagggcgaggcaggagctggagaggaagcaggatcGTCAGATGAAGAGGGAGCTGCAGGGGACACAGGAGTTGCAGGCATGGTCGCATCTGTGAGCATGGCAGGAGCTGCAGGTGAGGCGGGAGCGGCAGGTGAGGAGGAAGTTGGAGATGTGGCAAGAGCTGCGGGTGAGGAAGAAGCCACAGGTGAGGCAGGAGCCCCAAGTGAGGAAGAAGCCGCaggtgaggaggaagctgagggtgaggaggaagctgagggcgaggaggaagctgagggcgaggcaggagctggagaggaagcaggatcGTCAGATGAAGAGGGAAACGCAGGGGACACAGGTGTTGCAGGCGTGGCAGGATCTGTGAGCATGGCAGGAGCTGCAGCTGAGGCGGAGGCTCCAGGTGACGAAGGAGCTGCAGGTGTGGCAAGAGCCATCAACGAGGCAGCAGCCCGGAGCCAGCACTGGCGGCAGACGTTGCAGCCTCTGCTCGATGCTATGGCCTACCGGGTACTGAGAAGGTTTTCTGGGGTGGAAGAGCCGGGCTGTGGAGAAGAGTCTTTTGAGAGCTGGCTGCACCATGCCAACGACACGCTGTACCTGTGGTGCCTCAtgtcagagagggagaggaggaggagactggTGGAGAGCTTGGGCGGCCCCGCGCTGGATCTCATGTGCGGCCTCCTGGAGGAAAATCCCGACACCCCTGCGCAGGACTGCCTGGCCGCGCTGGCCTGTGAAGATGCTGCCCGGACCCATGAAGATTGCCTCCCAGCCAATGAGGTCACCACTGAGGGCACCCCTGTCACTGCAGAAGAAAGCAAGCCTTCCCCACCCAAGGAAGATACCACCCTGGCTGCCCTTTCCAAGCAAGACACAGCCGAGGCTGCCCCGGCACGTGAAGTGGCCGATGGGGCAGTTCCTGTCACAGTCGACCGTGGAGAGGCTGCTCCTGACCCCCATGATGCTGCCCAGGCCGCCTGGGCTCGTGAAGATGCTGCCCAGGCCGCCCTGACCTGTGAAGACACCGCTGACGCTGCCCCGGCCCGTGAAGAGGCCGATGAGGCAGCTCCTGACACCCATGATGCTGCCGTGGCAGCCCCTGCCCCTGAGGAGACCACCGAGTCCTCTTCTGCCACTGGGGAAGGTGAAAATGTTCCTACTCGTGCGGGGCTAGGTCAGGCAGGACACTCGGGGGCCCCCGGGGGCCCCACCCCTGCTCAAACGGTCAGTGCTTCTGGGGCGGGCCCAGGAGGTCCTGGCAGTAACCCGGAAGGCCTCGCCCAGGTGGGAGACCAGGAGGCCGAGCAGACCCCCAAGGAGGGGCTCATCCAGGAGGAGCCAGGAAACCAGGACGGGGCTGAGGAGATGAGCCGCCCCGAGTCCTCCTCGGGCAAGTAG